A window of the Vanessa tameamea isolate UH-Manoa-2023 chromosome 22, ilVanTame1 primary haplotype, whole genome shotgun sequence genome harbors these coding sequences:
- the LOC113397639 gene encoding transmembrane 7 superfamily member 3-like, producing the protein MIKVNILHVLLIFILARTISCQNISITLPLNKTISWGNREIYGGFANLNASSTLQVDFTNVNKNISYIIFQVHSHLHNVTLYNNTYIKGSYISGTNVGLYSSIKPKLDTFYVYNPNVNINLKLYLSVHGYEKSDPIPGGCNMEFPIPISPFIQTSYNKDYILVDAAAARDSSDMICNTLDKVVVFFYKMYLPERNYDADTYFDGIKNMITMDAIDNFGEFIPENGDRMRRMLSAYPGTGAVYVAVAISTLNVSSYSVYVPTYSYACSPLVDGGCELLDDFLSQILCASLLFVGLFICFFGHRFFKTEMFLVGLISGVIITYIFISLTADLDRPALLGASVLSGICFGAIWLLFWWFYGIPLIAVLLSTLNVGFLFSAIIYYGLPGGLLALQVDLNFWTLFVLVMLMTSLMLVSMTFLSNILCCSILGAYATIFPFDYYLGSSLKYIIINTVRRAVVPQFNKAILSPPFEWRDAIISLLWVALATSGFLFQHFQNRGRPPFPPPPRNIRPVPSHLYYGTTESRRRRYETATTVIPTAIHTERTPLLG; encoded by the exons atgattaaagtaaatatattgcaTGTgcttctaatatttatattggccAGGACAATCAGCTGTCAAA ATATTAGTATTACATTGCctctaaataaaacaatatcatgGGGTAACAGAGAGATCTATGGTGGTTTCGCTAATCTCAATGCATCATCAACACTACAAGTTGACTTTacaaatgtcaataaaaatatatcctacATAATATTTCAAGTGCACAGTCATTTACATaatgtaacattatataataatacttatataaaaggtTCATACATATCCGGAACGAATGTTGGACTGTACAGCAGCATTAAACCGAAGCtagatacattttatgtatacaatccgaatgtgaatataaatttgaaattgtatttgtcTGTGCATGGATATGAAAAATCAG accCTATACCAGGTGGTTGCAATATGGAATTTCCCATACCAATATCTCCGTTCATACAAACCTCGTATAACAAAGATTACATCTTAGTTGATGCTGCAGCAGCTAGAGATTCATCAGATATGATTTGTAATACTCTTGATAAGGTTGTAGTGTTTTTCTACAAAATGTATTTGCCTGAAAGAAACTATGATGCTGATACATACTTTgatggtataaaaaatatgataacaaTGGATGCCATTGATAATTTTGGTGaattt ATCCCTGAAAATGGCGATCGCATGCGTCGCATGCTAAGCGCCTATCCCGGTACTGGTGCCGTGTATGTAGCCGTTGCTATTAGCACGCTGAACGTAAGCTCGTATTCGGTATACGTACCGACATATTCTTATGCGTGCTCACCTTTGGTGGATGGCGGTTGTGAATTATTAG ATGACTTCCTGTCACAGATACTCTGTGCTTCGCTATTGTTCGTCGGGCTGTTCATATGTTTCTTCGGACACAGGTTTTTCAAGACTGAAATGTTTTTAGTTGGTTTAATAAGCGGcgttattataacatatatttttatatctctcACCGCAGACCTGGATAGACCTG CTTTGCTAGGTGCGTCTGTGTTGTCTGGCATATGTTTTGGAGCGATTTGGCTATTATTCTGGTGGTTCTATGGCATACCACTGATAGCTGTTCTCTTGTCGACGCTCAACGTCGGCTTCTTGTTCTCTGCCATAATCTATTATGGATTAccag GTGGTCTTCTTGCTCTACAAGTAGATCTTAACTTTTGGACCCTGTTCGTTCTTGTCATGTTGATGACGTCACTGATGCTAGTGTCTATGACTTTCCTCTCAAACATTCTATGCTGCTCGATACTCGGCGCGTACGCGACTATATTCCCTTTCGACTATTACTTAGGGTCGAGTTTGAAATACATTATCATAAACACAGTGCGAAGGGCAGTCGTACCGCAATTCAATAAGGCTATACTTTCACCGCCCTTTGAATGGAGGG atgCAATAATATCTTTGTTATGGGTGGCCCTGGCGACTTCCGGTTTCCTTTTCCAACACTTCCAAAACCGAGGCAGGCCACCTTTTCCTCCACCGCCAAGGAATATTAGACCCGTGCCATCACATTTGTACTACGGTACCACTGAATCAAGGAGACGAAG